GCGGCAACAGACTGCGCGACCACGTCGCCAAGTACGCCTCCTCGCAGGCGAACCTGAACAAGATCGTGGGCTCGCTGCGCGGCGGCCAGGACGAACTGCGCAGGGACAGCGCGGCGTTGCAGACCGAACGTGTCCGCCTCTGGGAGACCATGGGCAAGCTCCAGGAGTACGTCGTCCTGACGGAAGCCCTGGACTCCGCGGTGGAACAGCACATCGGCGGCGTCGAGGCGGCCGACCCGGCGGTCGCCGACAACCTGCGCGCCGACGTGCTCTTCCCGGTCCGGCAGAAGCACCAGGACCTGCTGACCCAGCTCGCGGTGTGCGCACAGGGCTACCTCGCCATGGACGTCGTACGCCGCAACAACGACGAACTGATCAAGGGGGTCGACCGCGCGGCCACCACGACCGTGTCCGCGCTGCGCATCTCCGTGATGCTGGCCACCGCCCTCGACAACCAGAAGAAGGTCATCGAGCAGGTCAACGCGCTGCGCGGGACGACCGAGGACCTCATCCGGGGCAACGCGGAGATGCTCGCCACGCAGAGCGGCGAGATCCAGCGGATCGCCGCCGATCCGGCCGTCGGGGCGGAGACCCTCCGCAACGCCTTCCAGCAGATCTACCGCACCCTCGACACCATCGACACCTACAAGGTCCAGGCGACCGAGGCGATGGCGGCGACGGTGGAGTCGCTGACCTCCGAACTCCAGCACGCGAGCGCCTACTTGGAACGCAGCCGGTCCCGGAGCGCTCTGGACGGGGGCCAGGTATGAGCATCGGACGCCGGCTCACGGCCACCACGGTTCTCGCACTCGCCGCCCTCCTGACCGCCTCCGCCTGTACGGCGCAGGAGTCGTCC
The DNA window shown above is from Streptomyces sp. NBC_01451 and carries:
- a CDS encoding toxic anion resistance protein, giving the protein MNFQKPRQHTSENTSQDSSRSADDIFTLTPPEPVAAVPREKAGGLVPVDDGVRTDMARKAAEYVGQLAALDARSPEFAGRVGEITGLGAGEMRTAAAQSNRMLERAVRSLPGKGGDAQSQVAGSLVELRRVVEDLDPRDLPTGKGRKFLSKLPGGNRLRDHVAKYASSQANLNKIVGSLRGGQDELRRDSAALQTERVRLWETMGKLQEYVVLTEALDSAVEQHIGGVEAADPAVADNLRADVLFPVRQKHQDLLTQLAVCAQGYLAMDVVRRNNDELIKGVDRAATTTVSALRISVMLATALDNQKKVIEQVNALRGTTEDLIRGNAEMLATQSGEIQRIAADPAVGAETLRNAFQQIYRTLDTIDTYKVQATEAMAATVESLTSELQHASAYLERSRSRSALDGGQV